CGAGTGCTCATGCATAATGATGACTATACCACAATGGATTTTGTCATTTTAATTCTTGTTGAAGTGTTTCGAAAAACTACGCAGCAGGCAACACAGATTATGCTGAGTATTCATGAAAAAGGTGCCGGAGAATGCGGAGTGTACACCGCAGAAGTTGCAGAAACGAAAATTGCAATAGTCCGTGCCCGCGCAAAAGAAGCTGGCTATCCTCTCAAATGTTCAATGGAAGAGGTATAATATGCTGAGTATACATTTAGAACAAGCGATTGCTAACGCTGTTCACGAAGTACAGGAACGAAATCATGAATTTTTAACCCTTGAGCATCTTCTTTACGGTATCGCTCAGGATGACCAAGGGTACTATATTCTAGAGCAGGCCGGTGCAGATGTGCCGTCTCTGTTAAAACGTGTAGAGGTATTTTTTGCCTCGCATCTTGAACCGTTACCGGAAGATGTACCTACAGAGATTATCCGGACTATTAGTGTCCAGAGAGTGTTGCAGCGCGCGGCCATGCAGATGCAGTCATCCGGTCGTGATGTTGTAGAAATTGGTGATGTGCTCGCAGCTATCTTTGAAGAAGAAGATTCCTATGCCCTTTATTTCCTGCGTCATATGGAAGTCACTCGTTTAGATATTCTGGAAGTCGTTTCTCATGAGATGGACGGAAGTGAGTGGGTAATGATGGATGAAGCGGGCATGAACGAATCCCGTACAGACTCGCTTACCGAATTCTGCGTTAATCTTACCGAGAAAGCTAAGCAAGGTGGAATTGATCCGCTTATTGGCCGGAAGACAGAGCTTGAACGTACTATTCAGGTTCTTGCCCGCCGCCGCAAGAACAATCCGTTGTTTGTAGGTGAACCTGGGGTAGGTAAAACTGCGCTTGCTGAAGGGCTTGCTGTCCGTATTGTTGACGGTAATGTTCCTGAAAGTTTCCATGATGCACATATTTATGCATTGGACATGGGGCTGTTGCTTGCCGGCACTAAGTATCGCGGTGATTTTGAGTCTCGCCTTAAAGGGGTGATTCAGGATCTTAAAAAGATAGATGGTGCAATTCTCTTTATTGATGAAATCCATACTATTGTAGGCGCGGGTGCGACAACAGGCGGCTCAATGGATGCTTCCAATATCCTTAAACCTGTTCTTGCCAGTGGTGATATTAAATGTATTGGGTCAACGACCTATGAAGAGTACAAAAACCATTTTGAAAAAGACCGTGCCTTGTCCCGTCGTTTCCAGAAAATTGATGTTCCGGAACCTACTATTGAAGAGTGCATGTCTATTTTGAAAGGTCTTAAGCCATATTATGAAGAGCATCATGGTGTGCGTTATAGCCAGCCTGCAATTAAAGCATCGGTTGAGCTTTCCGCACGGTATATAACTGAGCGTTTTCTTCCTGATAAAGCTATTGATGTAATCGATGAAGCCGGTGCAGCATATCGCCTGCATGGTACACACCGTAAGAGTAATACTATTACGGCAAACGATATAGAGCGTGTTGTAGCAAAGATGGCGCGTATTCCAGAACAGCGCGTCTCTACAGGTGACAAGCAGAAGTTGTCCGGTTTGGTTGATGATTTAAAAGCACAGGTTTATGGGCAGGATAAGGCTGTTGATATCGTAGGAAAAGCCATTCTACGCAGTCGTGCAGGTTTGGGTAGAGATGATCGCCCCACTGGCTCATTCCTTTTTTATGGTCCTACAGGTGTGGGTAAAACAGAGCTTGCCCGTCAGCTCGCAACACAGCTTGGTGTGCAGTTCCTTAGATACGACATGAGTGAGTACATGGAGAAGCACGCGGTTTCCCGTCTTAT
This sequence is a window from Halodesulfovibrio aestuarii DSM 17919 = ATCC 29578. Protein-coding genes within it:
- a CDS encoding ATP-dependent Clp protease adaptor ClpS, yielding MAEHHRPDFDSDILLEEDLKEPRKFRVLMHNDDYTTMDFVILILVEVFRKTTQQATQIMLSIHEKGAGECGVYTAEVAETKIAIVRARAKEAGYPLKCSMEEV
- the clpA gene encoding ATP-dependent Clp protease ATP-binding subunit ClpA, translated to MLSIHLEQAIANAVHEVQERNHEFLTLEHLLYGIAQDDQGYYILEQAGADVPSLLKRVEVFFASHLEPLPEDVPTEIIRTISVQRVLQRAAMQMQSSGRDVVEIGDVLAAIFEEEDSYALYFLRHMEVTRLDILEVVSHEMDGSEWVMMDEAGMNESRTDSLTEFCVNLTEKAKQGGIDPLIGRKTELERTIQVLARRRKNNPLFVGEPGVGKTALAEGLAVRIVDGNVPESFHDAHIYALDMGLLLAGTKYRGDFESRLKGVIQDLKKIDGAILFIDEIHTIVGAGATTGGSMDASNILKPVLASGDIKCIGSTTYEEYKNHFEKDRALSRRFQKIDVPEPTIEECMSILKGLKPYYEEHHGVRYSQPAIKASVELSARYITERFLPDKAIDVIDEAGAAYRLHGTHRKSNTITANDIERVVAKMARIPEQRVSTGDKQKLSGLVDDLKAQVYGQDKAVDIVGKAILRSRAGLGRDDRPTGSFLFYGPTGVGKTELARQLATQLGVQFLRYDMSEYMEKHAVSRLIGAPPGYVGFDQGGQLTDAVRKHPHAVVLLDEIEKAHPDIFNILLQVMDYATLTDNSGRKADFRNIILIMTSNAGAREMVAKSIGFGTQGKVDVAQRGLKAVERTFSPEFRNRLDAMVPFHGLGESIMERIVDKFVAELEDMLKSKRVQIELTEAARKRLAAKGYDDAFGARPMRRVVRTGLEDAIAHEVLFGDLQKGGIATVDVKDVKAPQDAEDLGLSLTFLPLSSKKKK